In a genomic window of Caldisalinibacter kiritimatiensis:
- the hisC gene encoding histidinol-phosphate transaminase has protein sequence MSISFRKELKDIAAYKPGKPIEDVKREYGIKHVIKLASNENPLGCSPKAVEAVKKAADQLAIYPDGNCTLLKEALANKLGLKPTQILPSSGSDEMIDQIAKTFMNKDDEIILADITFPRYITTTKMMGAKPVIVPLKNWTYGLDGMLNAITEKTKLIWLCNPNNPTGTMFSEEELLNFLDKVPSNIVVVYDEAYNEYVTRDDFPRNSIKLLDKYPNIIIMRTFSKIYGLAALRIGYTMASEEIIHNINKIRGPFNVNTMAQVAALAALEDEDFVKRSYEMNKEGKEYLYKELNKMGIEYVPSETNHIFMNVNKDANEVFEALQRKGVIIRPITGTWIRVTIGTQEQNEVFIKCLNEVI, from the coding sequence TTGTCAATATCATTTAGAAAAGAATTAAAAGATATAGCGGCTTATAAACCTGGAAAGCCGATTGAAGATGTAAAAAGAGAATACGGAATAAAACACGTGATAAAATTAGCTTCTAACGAAAACCCCTTGGGTTGCTCCCCAAAGGCAGTTGAAGCAGTAAAAAAAGCAGCAGACCAACTAGCTATTTATCCTGATGGTAATTGTACATTATTAAAAGAAGCATTAGCAAATAAACTCGGCTTAAAACCTACGCAGATTCTTCCAAGTAGTGGCTCAGATGAAATGATAGACCAAATAGCAAAAACTTTTATGAATAAAGATGATGAAATAATATTAGCTGATATAACCTTCCCTCGATACATAACTACTACTAAAATGATGGGTGCAAAACCAGTAATCGTTCCATTAAAGAACTGGACTTATGGCTTAGATGGAATGCTTAACGCTATTACTGAAAAAACTAAACTTATTTGGTTATGTAATCCTAATAATCCTACTGGTACTATGTTTTCAGAAGAAGAATTGTTAAATTTCTTAGACAAAGTTCCTAGCAACATAGTAGTTGTATATGATGAAGCATATAACGAATATGTAACTAGAGACGACTTTCCAAGGAATAGTATAAAGCTTTTAGACAAATATCCTAATATAATTATCATGAGAACCTTTTCAAAAATATATGGATTAGCAGCTTTAAGGATAGGCTATACAATGGCAAGTGAAGAAATTATTCATAATATAAACAAGATAAGAGGACCTTTTAATGTAAATACAATGGCTCAAGTAGCTGCTTTAGCTGCTCTTGAAGATGAAGACTTTGTTAAAAGAAGTTATGAAATGAATAAAGAGGGTAAAGAATATTTATACAAGGAATTAAATAAAATGGGAATTGAATATGTACCATCAGAAACAAATCATATCTTTATGAATGTAAATAAAGATGCAAACGAAGTATTTGAAGCTTTACAAAGAAAAGGTGTAATAATCCGTCCTATAACTGGTACATGGATTAGAGTAACTATAGGAACTCAAGAGCAAAATGAAGTATTCATCAAGTGCTTAAATGAGGTTATATAA
- the ileS gene encoding isoleucine--tRNA ligase translates to MAKFEELSKSKVSEVEKEISKFWDEIDLLKKSVETREGNKPFIFYEGPPTANGRPGIHHVISRTLKDSVCRYKTMQGYQVKRKAGWDTHGLPVEIEVEKQLGLNNKQDIEDYGIDKFNKQCRESVFKYEDAFREMTERMAYLIDLDNPYITLDNDYIESVWWLLDKFFKEGYIYEGHKILPYCSRCGTGLASHEVAQGYEEVKTNTVVVKFKRKDADEYFLVWTTTPWTLPSNVALTVNPEVDYLKVKANDEVYYVAKALADEVIEGDYEVLEELKGKDLEHIEYEQLMPFVKPDKKAFFVTVADYVTTEDGTGIVHTAPAFGEDDYNTGRRYNLPVLQPVNEDGKFVETPWKGQFVMDADLDIIKWLYEKGKLYKKQKISHNYPHCWRCKTPLLYYAKPSWYIEMTKLKDKLIENNNKVEWYPDYVGEKRFGNWLENLNDWAISRSRYWGTPLNIWRCECGHTESVGSRKELVEKAIEDIDENIELHRPYVDDVHITCPVCGGTMTRVKDVIDCWFDSGAMPYAQHHYPFENEENFDGLFPADFICEGIDQTRGWFYSLLAISTFVRGESPYKRVLVNDLILDKNGKKMSKSRGNTVDPFEMFDKYGADALRWYLLYVSPAWTPTRFDEDGIKEVVSKFFTTIKNVYNFFTLYANTDEIDPREFFIEYKDRPELDRWILSKYNSLLKEIESDLEVFDLTKAVRKIQDFVNEDLSNWYIRRSRRRFWVPELTDDKKAVYNTTFEILVGISQIIAPFAPYLSEEIYRKLTNEVSVHLSNYPVANEELIDLKTEEKMDLVRNLVKLGRASREAVKIKVRQPIQKVLVDGKYEELISDLVPLIKEELNVKEVVFAKNLREYMNFSLKPNFRVAGPKLGPKMRAFQKALAELDASEVTPKLENGESITLNLEGEDVEVTKDLVTITISAKEGFNIEMENNLFVILDTTLTQELLDEGYAREFISKVQQMRKNNGYEVLDNIKIYFDGDEEIANAIEVHKDYIMKETLAVSIEKVEDDSFEKFDLNGHETGIKVERV, encoded by the coding sequence GTGGCTAAATTTGAAGAACTATCCAAATCAAAGGTAAGTGAAGTTGAAAAAGAGATTTCTAAGTTTTGGGATGAAATCGACCTTTTAAAGAAAAGTGTAGAAACACGTGAAGGAAATAAGCCATTTATATTCTACGAAGGACCTCCTACTGCAAACGGTAGACCTGGTATACACCACGTAATTTCAAGAACACTTAAGGACTCTGTTTGTAGATACAAAACTATGCAGGGGTATCAGGTAAAGAGAAAAGCAGGTTGGGATACTCATGGACTTCCAGTTGAAATTGAAGTAGAAAAACAGTTAGGCTTAAATAACAAACAAGATATCGAAGACTATGGAATCGATAAGTTTAACAAGCAATGTAGAGAATCAGTATTTAAATATGAAGATGCATTTAGAGAAATGACTGAGCGTATGGCTTATCTAATTGACCTTGATAATCCATACATCACTTTAGACAATGACTATATAGAATCAGTGTGGTGGTTATTAGATAAATTCTTTAAAGAAGGATATATCTATGAAGGACACAAGATTCTTCCTTACTGTAGTAGATGTGGTACTGGATTAGCTTCACACGAGGTTGCTCAAGGATATGAAGAAGTTAAAACTAATACTGTTGTAGTCAAGTTCAAAAGAAAAGACGCAGATGAATATTTTTTAGTATGGACAACAACTCCATGGACACTACCATCTAACGTTGCTTTAACTGTTAATCCAGAGGTTGATTACTTAAAAGTAAAAGCTAATGATGAAGTATACTATGTAGCAAAGGCATTAGCAGATGAAGTAATCGAAGGAGATTACGAAGTATTAGAGGAATTAAAAGGAAAAGACTTAGAGCATATAGAATATGAACAACTTATGCCATTTGTAAAGCCAGACAAAAAAGCATTCTTTGTTACAGTTGCTGATTATGTAACTACAGAGGATGGTACAGGTATAGTTCATACAGCTCCAGCATTTGGTGAAGATGATTATAACACAGGAAGAAGATATAACCTTCCAGTTCTACAGCCAGTAAACGAAGACGGTAAGTTTGTTGAGACTCCTTGGAAGGGTCAATTTGTAATGGATGCTGATTTAGATATTATCAAGTGGTTATATGAAAAAGGAAAATTATATAAGAAACAAAAAATAAGCCACAATTATCCACATTGTTGGAGATGTAAAACTCCACTTCTATACTATGCTAAACCAAGCTGGTATATTGAAATGACTAAACTTAAAGATAAACTTATAGAAAATAATAATAAAGTAGAATGGTATCCAGATTATGTAGGAGAAAAACGCTTTGGAAACTGGTTAGAAAATCTTAACGATTGGGCTATATCAAGAAGTAGATATTGGGGAACTCCATTAAATATTTGGAGATGTGAATGTGGTCACACAGAAAGTGTTGGCTCTAGAAAAGAACTTGTAGAAAAAGCTATTGAAGATATAGATGAAAATATTGAGCTTCATAGACCATATGTAGATGATGTGCATATTACTTGTCCTGTTTGTGGTGGCACAATGACAAGGGTTAAAGATGTAATAGATTGCTGGTTTGATAGTGGTGCTATGCCATATGCACAACATCATTATCCATTTGAAAACGAAGAAAACTTTGATGGATTATTCCCAGCAGACTTCATTTGTGAAGGTATAGACCAAACTAGAGGTTGGTTCTACTCATTATTAGCTATATCTACATTTGTTAGAGGAGAGTCACCATATAAGAGGGTACTAGTTAACGACTTGATTTTAGATAAAAACGGTAAAAAGATGTCAAAATCTAGAGGTAATACAGTAGACCCATTTGAAATGTTCGATAAATATGGAGCAGATGCATTAAGATGGTATCTACTTTATGTATCACCAGCATGGACTCCAACTAGATTTGATGAAGATGGAATAAAGGAAGTAGTAAGTAAATTCTTTACTACTATAAAAAATGTATATAACTTCTTTACGTTATATGCTAATACTGATGAAATAGACCCAAGAGAATTCTTTATTGAGTATAAAGATAGACCAGAATTAGATAGATGGATTCTTTCTAAATACAACAGCCTTTTAAAAGAAATTGAATCAGACTTAGAAGTATTTGATTTAACAAAAGCAGTTAGAAAGATACAAGATTTTGTAAATGAAGATTTATCTAACTGGTATATTAGACGTTCACGTAGACGTTTCTGGGTTCCAGAATTAACTGATGATAAAAAAGCTGTTTATAATACAACATTTGAAATCTTAGTAGGTATATCACAAATAATCGCTCCATTTGCTCCTTATCTATCAGAAGAAATCTATAGAAAATTAACTAATGAGGTATCAGTACATTTAAGTAACTATCCAGTAGCAAATGAAGAGCTAATAGACTTAAAAACTGAAGAAAAAATGGACTTAGTTAGAAATCTAGTTAAACTAGGTAGAGCTTCAAGAGAAGCGGTTAAGATAAAAGTACGTCAACCAATACAAAAAGTATTAGTTGATGGTAAATATGAAGAATTAATTTCAGATTTAGTTCCATTAATTAAAGAAGAGTTAAATGTAAAAGAAGTAGTATTTGCTAAGAACTTAAGAGAATATATGAACTTTAGCTTAAAGCCTAACTTTAGAGTGGCTGGACCTAAATTAGGGCCTAAGATGAGAGCATTCCAAAAAGCTTTAGCAGAATTGGATGCATCAGAAGTAACTCCTAAGCTTGAAAATGGAGAAAGCATAACACTAAATCTTGAAGGTGAAGATGTAGAAGTTACAAAGGATTTAGTAACTATAACTATCTCAGCTAAAGAAGGATTCAATATTGAAATGGAAAATAACTTATTCGTGATACTAGATACAACATTAACACAAGAATTATTAGATGAAGGTTATGCGAGAGAGTTTATTTCTAAAGTTCAACAAATGAGAAAGAATAATGGCTACGAAGTATTAGATAACATTAAAATATACTTCGATGGAGATGAAGAAATAGCAAATGCTATAGAAGTTCACAAAGATTATATTATGAAGGAAACATTAGCTGTAAGCATTGAAAAAGTAGAAGATGATAGTTTTGAAAAGTTTGACTTAAATGGTCATGAAACTGGTATTAAAGTAGAAAGAGTTTAA